A DNA window from Betta splendens chromosome 6, fBetSpl5.4, whole genome shotgun sequence contains the following coding sequences:
- the LOC114857009 gene encoding gastricsin-like has product MKCLLAVLLCVVLAEGIVKIPLRKHKSMRQALREKGLQIPYQDPALKYRPYEFAGSANMYINNYADTTYYGPITVGTPPQSFQVLFDTGSSNLWVDSVYCNTQACTSHTRFNPQQSSTYSSTSQTFYLPYGAGSLNGVFGYDTVNVGGIVITNQEIGLSTNEPGQNFVVAQFDGILGLAYPSLAAGGETPVVDNMISQNLLSADVFAFYLSRGGQQGSELSFGGVDTNMYQGQIYWTPVTSETYWQIGVQGFQINGQETGWCSQGCQAIVDTGTSSLTAPSQLMSGIMQAIGAQQNQYGEYMVDCSQINNLPTLSFVISGVSFPLPPSAYISQQNQNGYEYCSVGITPTYLPSQNGQPLWIFGDVFLREYYSVYDRANNQVGFATAA; this is encoded by the exons ATGAAGTGTCTGCTCGCCGTTCTGCTCTGCGTGGTGCTCGCAGAGGGGATCGTCAA GATCCCTCTGCGGAAGCACAAGTCCATGCGCCAGGCCCTGAGAGAGAAAGGGCTGCAGATCCCGTACCAGGACCCGGCTCTCAAGTACCGGCCCTACGAGTTCGCCGGCTCCGCTAACATGTACATCAACAACTACGCTGAT ACGACCTACTACGGGCCCATCACTGTTGGAACGCCCCCCCAGTCCTTCCAGGTGCTTTTTGACACCGGCTCCTCCAACCTGTGGGTGGACTCTGTCTACTGTAACACTCAAGCCTGCA cctcacacacacggtTCAACCCCCAGCAGTCCTCCACCTACTCTTCCACCAGTCAGACTTTCTACCTTCCATATGGAGCTGGAAGCCTGAACGGAGTCTTCGGCTACGACACCGTCAAT GTTGGCGGCATCGTGATCACCAACCAGGAGATTGGACTGAGCACGAATGAGCCCGGTCAGAATTTTGTGGTGGCCCAGTTTGACGGCATCCTGGGTCTGGCCTACCCATCTCTGGCCGCTGGGGGAGAGACCCCCGTCGTGGACAACATGATCTCTCAGAACCTGCTGAGTGCCGACGTGTTTGCCTTCTACCTGTCCCG GGGCGGTCAGCAGGGCAGCGAGCTCTCCTTCGGAGGCGTGGACACCAACATGTACCAAGGCCAGATCTACTGGACCCCTGTCACCTCTGAGACCTACTGGCAGATTGGCGTTCAAGG ATTCCAGATCAACGGCCAGGAGACCGGCTGGTGCTCCCAGGGCTGCCAGGCCATCGTGGACACAGGGACCTCCAGCCTGACAGCCCCAAGCCAGCTCATGAGCGGCATCATGCAGGCCATTGGagctcagcagaaccagtaTGGAGAG TATATGGTGGACTGCAGCCAGATCAACAACTTGCCAACTCTCAGCTTCGTTATCAGTGGGGTTtccttccccctccctccctctgcctaCATCAGTCAG CAAAACCAGAATGGATACGAGTACTGCTCAGTGGGCATCACCCCCACCTACCTGCCTTCTCAGAACGGCCAGCCGCTCTGGATCTTCGGAGACGTGTTCCTCAGAGAGTACTACTCCGTCTACGACCGCGCCAACAACCAAGTGGGCTTTGCTACAGCTGCCTAA